One region of Streptomyces rishiriensis genomic DNA includes:
- the trmD gene encoding tRNA (guanosine(37)-N1)-methyltransferase TrmD, with amino-acid sequence MRLDVVTIFPEYLDPLNVSLVGKARTRGRLDVQVHDLREWTYDRHNTVDDTPYGGGPGMVMKTEPWGEALDTVLADGYERGSHAPAIVVPTPSGRPFTQELAVELSERPWLIFTPARYEGIDRRVVDEYATRIPVYEVSIGDYVLAGGEAAVLVVTEAVARLLPGVLGNAESHRDDSFAPGAMASLLEGPVYTKPPAWRGREIPEVLLSGHHGRIARWRRDEALRRTTANRPDLIERCEPKTFDKKDREMLSILGWMPDPEGAPFGRFWRRTDSVEE; translated from the coding sequence ATGCGCCTCGACGTCGTCACGATCTTCCCCGAGTACCTCGACCCGCTGAACGTCTCCCTCGTCGGCAAGGCACGCACGCGTGGCCGGCTGGACGTCCAGGTGCACGACCTGCGGGAGTGGACGTACGACCGGCACAACACGGTCGACGACACCCCCTACGGCGGCGGACCCGGCATGGTCATGAAGACCGAACCCTGGGGCGAAGCCCTCGACACCGTCCTGGCCGACGGGTACGAGCGGGGCTCGCACGCGCCCGCGATCGTCGTCCCGACGCCCAGCGGCCGGCCCTTCACCCAGGAACTCGCGGTCGAGCTCTCCGAGCGCCCCTGGCTGATCTTCACCCCGGCCCGCTACGAGGGCATCGACCGGCGGGTCGTCGACGAGTACGCCACCCGGATCCCCGTCTACGAGGTCTCCATCGGCGACTACGTCCTGGCCGGCGGGGAGGCCGCGGTCCTGGTCGTCACCGAGGCCGTGGCACGCCTGCTGCCCGGCGTGCTCGGCAACGCCGAGTCCCACCGCGACGACTCCTTCGCCCCCGGCGCGATGGCCAGCCTCCTGGAGGGCCCCGTCTACACCAAGCCGCCCGCCTGGCGCGGCCGGGAGATCCCCGAGGTGCTGCTCAGCGGCCACCACGGCAGGATCGCCCGCTGGCGCCGGGACGAGGCCCTGCGGCGCACGACGGCCAACCGGCCCGACCTGATCGAGCGCTGCGAGCCGAAGACCTTCGACAAGAAGGACCGCGAGATGCTCTCCATCCTGGGCTGGATGCCCGACCCGGAGGGTGCCCCGTTCGGCCGATTTTGGCGCAGGACCGACAGCGTGGAAGAATAG
- the lepB gene encoding signal peptidase I: protein MGDVAVGARSGHDGEEHRGHPVEAADPASDSAVTSGSDPAAGGDGPPADEPPRTGGEGSGGPAPKPKKPRSFWKELPILIGIALVLALLIKTFLVQAFSIPSASMENTLKEGDRVLVDKLTPWFGSEPERGEVVVFHDPDNWLAGEATADPNAFQTVLSWIGLMPSAEEKDLIKRVIGVGGDTVSCKGTGPLTVNGKALNESYVYPGNTPCSQDDQGGQFTVKVPKGFIWVMGDHRQNSRDSRYNQSDKNHGMVPVNQVVGRAVVKAWPITRWGTLPVPDTFDQTGLNAGSAGSAALTVAPQGLAVAGVVPVVLWRRRRTEDSAAR, encoded by the coding sequence GTGGGGGATGTGGCGGTTGGCGCACGGTCCGGGCACGACGGCGAGGAGCACCGCGGTCATCCCGTGGAAGCCGCCGACCCGGCTTCCGACAGCGCCGTGACCTCCGGGAGTGACCCGGCGGCGGGCGGCGACGGCCCGCCGGCGGACGAGCCGCCCCGGACCGGTGGCGAAGGGTCCGGAGGCCCGGCCCCGAAGCCGAAGAAGCCCCGCTCCTTCTGGAAGGAGCTGCCGATCCTGATCGGTATCGCGCTCGTTCTCGCGCTGCTGATCAAGACGTTCCTGGTGCAGGCGTTCTCCATCCCGTCCGCCTCGATGGAGAACACCCTCAAGGAGGGCGACCGGGTCCTCGTCGACAAGCTGACCCCGTGGTTCGGCTCCGAGCCGGAGCGGGGCGAGGTCGTCGTCTTCCACGACCCCGACAACTGGCTGGCAGGCGAGGCCACCGCCGATCCGAACGCCTTCCAGACGGTCCTCAGCTGGATCGGCCTGATGCCGTCCGCCGAGGAGAAGGACCTGATCAAGCGGGTCATCGGCGTCGGCGGCGACACCGTCTCGTGCAAGGGCACGGGCCCGTTGACGGTCAACGGCAAGGCGCTGAACGAGTCGTACGTGTACCCCGGCAACACCCCGTGCAGTCAGGACGACCAGGGCGGGCAGTTCACCGTGAAGGTCCCCAAGGGCTTCATCTGGGTCATGGGCGACCACCGTCAGAACTCGCGCGACTCCCGTTACAACCAGTCGGACAAGAACCACGGCATGGTGCCCGTGAACCAGGTCGTCGGCCGTGCCGTCGTCAAGGCCTGGCCGATCACCCGTTGGGGCACCCTCCCGGTGCCGGACACGTTCGACCAGACCGGCCTGAACGCCGGGTCCGCGGGATCCGCGGCGCTGACGGTCGCCCCGCAGGGCCTCGCCGTCGCCGGGGTCGTCCCCGTCGTCCTGTGGCGTCGTCGGCGCACCGAGGACTCCGCGGCCCGCTGA
- a CDS encoding RNA-binding protein codes for MLEEALEHLVKGIVDNPDDVQVASRDLRRGRVLEVRVHPDDLGKVIGRNGRTARALRTVVGAIGGRGVRVDLVDVDHVR; via the coding sequence ATGCTCGAAGAGGCGCTTGAGCACCTCGTGAAGGGCATCGTCGACAACCCCGACGATGTGCAGGTCGCCTCGCGCGACCTGCGTCGCGGACGTGTGCTCGAGGTCCGGGTCCACCCGGACGACCTCGGCAAGGTGATCGGCCGCAACGGCCGCACCGCACGCGCTCTGCGCACCGTCGTGGGCGCCATCGGCGGCCGTGGCGTCCGCGTCGACCTCGTCGACGTGGATCACGTCCGCTGA
- the lepB gene encoding signal peptidase I — MDTEAQPTTERDRSSHPSVPADVSQETPEAEGTEGRSRFALAGRITEWLPGGRISLTLLVCLLFLLVLNAFVAQPFQIPSGSMENGLRIGDRVLVNKLAYRFGAEPQRGDVVVFDGAGYFGNSDYIKRVVGVGGDHVVCCDKEGRIKVNGRSVDESTFLYPGDRASTVDFDVVVPEGTLFVLGDHRSHSRDSRDHLGSPGGGMIPVDRVIGRADWILWPSAHLTRLSRPSAYARVPGAEGAHG, encoded by the coding sequence ATGGACACCGAAGCTCAGCCCACGACGGAGCGCGACCGCTCCTCCCACCCTTCCGTTCCCGCGGACGTCTCCCAGGAGACCCCGGAGGCGGAGGGAACGGAGGGACGGTCGCGTTTCGCGTTGGCCGGGCGGATCACGGAGTGGCTGCCCGGCGGCCGGATCAGTCTGACCCTGCTCGTCTGCCTGCTGTTTTTGCTGGTCCTCAACGCTTTCGTGGCGCAACCGTTCCAGATTCCCAGCGGATCCATGGAAAACGGATTGAGGATCGGCGACCGCGTTCTCGTAAATAAGTTGGCGTACCGTTTCGGTGCCGAGCCGCAGCGCGGCGATGTCGTCGTGTTCGACGGCGCCGGGTACTTCGGGAACTCCGACTACATCAAGCGCGTCGTGGGTGTAGGGGGAGATCACGTGGTCTGCTGCGACAAGGAGGGGAGGATCAAGGTGAACGGCCGGTCGGTCGACGAGTCGACGTTCCTGTATCCCGGCGACCGTGCGTCCACGGTGGACTTCGACGTGGTCGTGCCCGAGGGCACCCTGTTCGTCCTCGGTGACCACCGCAGTCACTCCCGCGACTCCCGTGACCACCTCGGTTCACCGGGCGGCGGCATGATCCCCGTCGACCGGGTGATCGGCCGCGCCGACTGGATCCTCTGGCCCTCCGCGCATCTCACCCGGCTGTCCCGCCCGAGCGCCTACGCGCGCGTGCCCGGCGCGGAGGGCGCCCATGGGTAA
- a CDS encoding YraN family protein: protein MSVGAGGGAHVNTNTDLARGALGRYGEELAARRLVEAGMTVLERNWRCGRTGEIDIVARDGDVLVVCEVKTRSGGGFQHPMASVTPEKAERLRDLAERWIQAHGGAPPGGVRIDLVGVVLPRRGAAVVEHARGVA, encoded by the coding sequence GTGAGCGTGGGTGCCGGAGGTGGTGCCCACGTGAACACGAACACGGATCTGGCCCGAGGCGCACTCGGCCGGTACGGCGAGGAACTGGCCGCACGGCGGCTGGTCGAGGCCGGCATGACGGTCCTGGAGCGCAACTGGCGCTGCGGCAGGACCGGTGAGATCGACATCGTCGCCAGGGACGGCGACGTCCTGGTCGTCTGCGAGGTGAAGACCCGCAGCGGCGGCGGATTCCAGCACCCGATGGCCTCGGTGACGCCCGAGAAGGCCGAGCGCCTGCGCGACCTGGCCGAGCGGTGGATCCAGGCGCACGGAGGAGCCCCGCCGGGCGGTGTCCGCATCGACCTGGTCGGTGTCGTCCTGCCCCGCCGCGGGGCGGCCGTCGTCGAGCACGCGCGGGGGGTGGCCTGA
- the lepB gene encoding signal peptidase I, translating into MGGESTTRTAPHSGGGTSSGPVGSRTGQRLSGLAVALGLVLFLCGFGWGALLYLPYTVPTSSMSPTIAAGDRVLAQRVDGDEVRRGDVVVFTDKTWASNAPVVKRVVAVGGDTVSCCTEGKLTVNGQQIEEPYLPAGSLAEIKNFPTVKVPEGRLFLLGDEREGSLDSTAHLTDAAQGTVARSAVKARVDAVVWPMNGMLERPTGFEELGALSEPGPLGTIGWMIVAGGVLVLGGGAYGPIAKRTSGRRARPEAAGAR; encoded by the coding sequence ATGGGTGGCGAGAGCACTACGCGTACGGCCCCGCACAGTGGCGGTGGCACCAGCAGTGGCCCGGTGGGCAGCCGGACCGGACAGCGTCTGTCCGGACTGGCCGTCGCACTGGGCCTCGTGCTGTTCCTCTGTGGATTCGGCTGGGGAGCCCTGCTCTATCTGCCGTACACGGTGCCCACCAGTTCCATGAGCCCGACGATCGCGGCCGGCGACCGTGTGCTGGCCCAGCGTGTCGACGGCGACGAGGTGCGCCGCGGGGACGTCGTCGTCTTCACCGACAAGACCTGGGCGAGCAACGCGCCCGTGGTCAAGCGGGTCGTGGCGGTCGGCGGCGACACGGTCTCGTGCTGCACCGAGGGCAAGCTGACCGTCAACGGCCAGCAGATCGAGGAACCGTATCTGCCCGCGGGCAGCCTGGCCGAGATCAAGAACTTCCCGACCGTGAAGGTCCCGGAGGGCCGGCTCTTCCTGCTCGGCGACGAGCGGGAGGGGTCGCTGGACTCCACAGCCCACCTCACGGACGCCGCCCAGGGGACGGTCGCGCGCAGCGCCGTCAAGGCTCGCGTCGACGCCGTCGTCTGGCCCATGAACGGCATGCTGGAGCGGCCCACGGGCTTCGAGGAGCTCGGCGCCCTCTCCGAGCCGGGCCCGCTGGGCACGATCGGCTGGATGATCGTCGCGGGCGGTGTGCTGGTCCTGGGTGGCGGTGCGTACGGCCCGATCGCCAAGCGGACGTCCGGTCGCCGGGCCCGGCCGGAGGCCGCCGGTGCCCGCTGA
- the rplS gene encoding 50S ribosomal protein L19, with the protein MSHLLDSVDAASLRSDVPAFRPGDTVNVHVRVIEGNRSRVQQFKGVVIRRQGAGVRETFTVRKVSFSVGVERTFPVHTPIVEKIELVTRGDVRRAKLYYLRELRGKAAKIKEKRYN; encoded by the coding sequence ATGTCTCACCTGCTCGACTCAGTCGACGCCGCGTCGCTGCGCAGCGACGTCCCGGCCTTCCGCCCCGGTGACACCGTCAACGTCCACGTCCGCGTCATCGAGGGCAACCGCTCCCGTGTGCAGCAGTTCAAGGGCGTAGTCATCCGCCGCCAGGGCGCCGGTGTCCGCGAGACCTTCACGGTCCGCAAGGTCTCCTTCTCCGTCGGCGTCGAGCGCACCTTCCCGGTGCACACCCCGATCGTCGAGAAGATCGAGCTCGTCACCCGCGGTGACGTGCGTCGCGCCAAGCTCTACTACCTGCGTGAGCTGCGCGGCAAGGCCGCGAAGATCAAGGAGAAGCGCTACAACTGA
- a CDS encoding NUDIX hydrolase, which yields MPAETTDEPKGAGLDSSEGGLRRVARVVLLDPQDRILLLHGHEPDDPADTWWLTPGGGVEGDETREEAALRELVEETGITEVELGPVLWRRTCSFPFAGRRWNQEEWYYLARTTQTATRATALTELERRSVVGARWWTCRELTRTHETVYPTRLAELLRRLLDEGPPAGPVTLDTEIV from the coding sequence GTGCCCGCTGAGACCACGGACGAGCCGAAGGGCGCGGGCCTCGATTCTTCCGAGGGCGGACTGCGCAGGGTCGCCCGGGTCGTCCTCCTCGACCCGCAGGACCGCATCCTGCTGCTGCACGGCCATGAACCGGACGACCCGGCCGACACCTGGTGGCTCACACCCGGCGGTGGCGTGGAGGGCGACGAGACCCGTGAGGAGGCCGCTCTGCGGGAACTCGTCGAGGAGACCGGCATCACCGAGGTCGAGCTCGGCCCGGTGCTGTGGCGGCGGACGTGCTCCTTTCCGTTCGCGGGCCGCCGCTGGAACCAGGAGGAGTGGTACTACCTGGCCCGTACGACACAGACGGCGACCCGTGCCACGGCCCTGACCGAGCTGGAGCGGCGCAGCGTCGTCGGAGCGCGTTGGTGGACCTGTCGGGAACTGACCCGGACACATGAGACGGTGTATCCGACCAGACTCGCCGAGCTGCTGCGCAGGCTGCTCGACGAAGGTCCTCCGGCCGGACCCGTAACCCTGGACACGGAAATCGTCTAG
- the proS gene encoding proline--tRNA ligase encodes MAKAPVLTPQADDFPRWYQDLISKAELADNGPVRGSMVIRPYGYGLWERMQAELDARIKETGTENAYFPLLIPQSYLTREADHVEGFAPELAVVTHGGGKELEEPAVVRPTSETIVNEYFSKWVQSYRDLPLLINQWANVVRWELRPRLFLRTSEFLWQEGHTAHATYEEARDFAARIQREVYGDFLENVLAVDFVSGRKTAKERFAGAVNTLTLESMMGDGKALQMVTSHELGQNFAKAFNTRYLSKEGAQELVWQTSWGSTTRMIGALVMMHGDDDGLRVPPRLAHIQVVVLAIKGDEAVLAKVRELGARLKAAGLRVRVDDRTDVPFGRRAVDWELKGVPVRVEIGPRDLENGTAMLARRIPGGKEPVAIDALESLLPGVLEEDQALLLKQSRERRESRTADVSTIEEAAEAAAAGGWARVPWAALGEEGEARLAEQSLTVRCLIAEDGSVPDDGDAPGNLAVVARAY; translated from the coding sequence ATGGCCAAGGCTCCCGTTCTCACCCCGCAGGCGGACGACTTCCCCCGCTGGTACCAGGATCTGATCAGCAAGGCCGAACTGGCCGACAACGGACCGGTGCGCGGCAGCATGGTGATCCGACCGTACGGTTACGGACTGTGGGAGCGGATGCAGGCGGAGCTGGACGCCCGCATCAAGGAGACGGGCACCGAGAACGCGTACTTCCCGCTGCTGATCCCGCAGTCCTACCTCACTCGCGAGGCGGACCATGTCGAGGGATTCGCACCGGAGCTGGCCGTGGTGACGCACGGGGGCGGCAAGGAGCTGGAGGAGCCTGCGGTCGTCAGGCCCACCTCCGAGACCATCGTCAACGAGTACTTCTCCAAGTGGGTGCAGAGCTATCGCGACCTGCCCCTGCTGATCAACCAGTGGGCCAACGTGGTCCGTTGGGAGCTGCGGCCCCGCCTCTTCCTGCGGACGTCGGAGTTCCTCTGGCAGGAGGGGCACACCGCGCACGCCACCTACGAGGAGGCCCGCGACTTCGCCGCGCGCATCCAGCGCGAGGTCTACGGCGACTTCCTGGAGAACGTCCTCGCGGTCGACTTCGTCTCCGGCCGCAAGACGGCCAAGGAGCGCTTCGCGGGCGCCGTCAACACCCTCACCCTCGAGAGCATGATGGGCGACGGCAAGGCCCTCCAGATGGTCACCAGTCATGAGCTGGGCCAGAACTTCGCCAAGGCCTTCAACACCCGGTACCTGTCGAAGGAGGGCGCGCAGGAACTGGTCTGGCAGACCTCCTGGGGGTCCACGACCCGCATGATCGGCGCCCTGGTGATGATGCACGGCGACGACGACGGGCTGCGGGTGCCGCCGCGGCTGGCGCACATCCAGGTCGTCGTTCTCGCGATCAAGGGCGACGAGGCGGTTCTCGCCAAGGTCCGCGAGCTGGGCGCGCGCCTGAAGGCCGCGGGGCTGCGCGTCCGCGTCGACGACCGCACCGACGTCCCCTTCGGGCGGCGCGCGGTCGACTGGGAGCTCAAGGGCGTGCCCGTCCGTGTCGAGATCGGACCCCGTGACCTGGAGAACGGCACCGCGATGCTGGCCCGGCGCATCCCGGGAGGCAAGGAGCCGGTGGCGATCGACGCGCTCGAGAGTCTGCTGCCCGGCGTCCTGGAGGAGGACCAGGCGCTCTTGCTGAAGCAGTCCCGCGAGCGCCGTGAATCCCGCACGGCCGACGTCTCGACGATCGAGGAGGCCGCGGAGGCGGCCGCCGCCGGCGGCTGGGCGCGCGTGCCGTGGGCGGCCCTCGGCGAAGAGGGCGAGGCCCGACTGGCCGAGCAGTCGCTGACCGTACGGTGTCTGATCGCGGAGGACGGGTCGGTGCCGGACGACGGTGACGCCCCCGGTAACCTCGCCGTCGTCGCGCGCGCCTACTGA
- the rpsP gene encoding 30S ribosomal protein S16: MAVKIKLKRLGKIRAPHYRIVVADSRTRRDGRAIEEIGKYQPTYHPSIIEVDADRVAYWLGVGAQPTEPVLAILKKTGDWQKFKGEPAPAPLLVAEPKKARPLFEALGGDDSGKGEAITQKKKAEKKDEAAAESSASEPTEA, encoded by the coding sequence GTGGCAGTCAAGATCAAGCTGAAGCGTCTGGGCAAGATCCGCGCGCCTCACTACCGCATCGTCGTCGCCGACTCCCGCACCCGTCGTGACGGCCGTGCGATCGAGGAGATCGGCAAGTACCAGCCGACGTACCACCCGTCGATCATCGAGGTCGACGCCGACCGCGTGGCGTACTGGCTGGGTGTCGGCGCGCAGCCGACCGAGCCGGTGCTCGCCATTCTGAAGAAGACCGGCGACTGGCAGAAGTTCAAGGGCGAGCCCGCCCCGGCGCCGCTGCTCGTCGCCGAGCCGAAGAAGGCTCGCCCGCTGTTCGAGGCCCTCGGTGGCGACGACTCGGGCAAGGGTGAGGCCATCACCCAGAAGAAGAAGGCTGAGAAGAAGGACGAGGCTGCCGCTGAGTCCTCTGCGTCTGAGCCGACCGAGGCCTGA
- a CDS encoding DUF2469 domain-containing protein gives MSAEDLEKYETEMELKLYREYRDVVGLFKYVIETERRFYLTNDYEMQVHSVQGEVFFEVSMADAWVWDMYRPARFVKQVRVLTFKDVNIEELNKSDLELPGS, from the coding sequence ATGAGCGCCGAGGACCTCGAGAAGTACGAGACCGAGATGGAGCTGAAGCTCTACCGGGAGTACCGCGATGTCGTCGGTCTGTTCAAATACGTGATCGAGACCGAGCGGCGTTTCTACCTCACCAACGACTACGAGATGCAGGTGCACTCGGTCCAGGGCGAGGTGTTCTTCGAAGTCTCCATGGCGGATGCCTGGGTGTGGGACATGTACCGGCCGGCCCGGTTCGTGAAGCAGGTGCGGGTGCTCACGTTCAAGGACGTGAACATCGAGGAGCTCAACAAGAGCGACCTGGAACTCCCGGGAAGCTGA
- the rimM gene encoding ribosome maturation factor RimM (Essential for efficient processing of 16S rRNA) produces MQLVVARIGRAHGIKGEVTVEVRTDEPEQRLAPGAVLATDPASTGPLTIETGRVHSGRLLLRFEGVRDRTAAEALRNTLLIAELDPTELPEEEDEYYDHQLMDLDVVTKDGMEVGRITEISHLPSQDLFIVERPDGSEVMIPFVESIVTEIDLEEQRAVIDPPPGLIDDRAEIASARDADGDEADENGEADENADGDRP; encoded by the coding sequence GTGCAGCTCGTAGTCGCGCGGATCGGCCGCGCCCACGGCATCAAGGGCGAGGTCACCGTCGAGGTACGCACCGACGAGCCGGAGCAGCGGCTCGCGCCCGGCGCCGTCCTGGCCACGGACCCGGCCTCGACCGGCCCGCTGACCATCGAGACCGGCCGTGTCCACAGCGGTCGTCTCCTCCTGCGCTTCGAGGGCGTGCGGGACCGCACCGCCGCCGAAGCCCTGCGCAACACCCTCCTGATCGCCGAGCTCGACCCCACGGAGCTGCCCGAGGAGGAGGACGAGTACTACGACCACCAGTTGATGGACCTGGACGTGGTCACCAAGGACGGCATGGAGGTCGGCCGGATCACGGAGATCTCGCATCTGCCGTCCCAGGACCTCTTCATCGTCGAGCGGCCCGACGGCAGCGAGGTGATGATCCCCTTCGTCGAGTCGATCGTCACCGAGATCGACCTGGAGGAGCAGCGGGCCGTCATCGACCCGCCGCCCGGTCTGATCGACGACCGCGCCGAGATCGCGTCCGCGCGGGACGCCGACGGGGACGAGGCCGACGAGAACGGCGAGGCCGACGAGAACGCGGACGGGGACCGGCCGTAA
- a CDS encoding YifB family Mg chelatase-like AAA ATPase gives MGFARTCSVALVGVEGVVVEVQADLEPGVAAFTLVGLPDKSLTESRDRVRAAVVNSGGEWPQRKLTVGLSPASVPKGGSGFDLAIASAVLGAAERIDPRVLADIVMIGELGLDGRVRPVRGILPAVLAAADAGYEQVVVPECAAAEAALVPGVSVLGVRSLRQLIAVLADEPVPDEEPDEAGRPDPLLAGLRMPGAGAATGMHSTGAAHHDQEHDLADVIGQSSARTAVEVAAAGGHHLFLEGPPGTGKTMLAERLPAVLPRLGRQESLEVTAVHSVAGLLPPGKPLIDVAPYCAPHHSATMQSLVGGGAGFARPGAVSLAHRGVLFLDETPEFGSHALDALRQPLESGHVVIARSAGVVRFPARFLMVLAANPCPCGRFSQRDTLCECPPSAIRRYQARLSGPLLDRVDLRVEVDPVSRAQLAHRGPGGESTAVVADRVKAARERAAARLAGTPWRTNSEVPGRELRNRWHAATGAMDEAERSLERGVLTARGLDRVLRVAWTVADLVGHDRPGAMDVNLALQLRTGVPRGVPMALGALT, from the coding sequence ATGGGCTTCGCGCGTACGTGCTCGGTGGCGCTGGTGGGCGTCGAAGGAGTCGTCGTCGAGGTGCAGGCCGACCTCGAACCGGGAGTGGCGGCGTTCACGCTCGTGGGGCTGCCCGACAAGAGCCTGACCGAGAGCCGGGACCGGGTCCGGGCGGCGGTGGTGAACTCGGGCGGCGAATGGCCCCAGCGGAAGCTGACCGTCGGGCTCAGCCCGGCATCGGTGCCCAAGGGCGGCAGCGGCTTCGACCTCGCCATCGCCAGCGCGGTGCTCGGCGCCGCCGAACGGATCGACCCGCGGGTGCTCGCCGACATCGTCATGATCGGGGAGCTGGGCCTGGACGGACGGGTGCGCCCGGTCCGGGGCATCCTGCCCGCCGTGCTGGCTGCGGCCGACGCCGGGTACGAGCAGGTGGTCGTGCCCGAGTGCGCCGCCGCCGAGGCGGCACTGGTCCCCGGCGTGTCCGTGCTCGGGGTGCGCAGCCTGCGGCAGCTGATCGCCGTCCTCGCCGACGAGCCGGTCCCCGACGAGGAGCCGGACGAGGCGGGCCGCCCGGATCCGCTGCTGGCCGGACTGCGGATGCCCGGCGCGGGAGCGGCCACCGGGATGCACAGCACGGGCGCCGCCCACCACGACCAGGAGCACGACCTCGCGGACGTGATCGGACAGAGCTCCGCGCGCACCGCGGTGGAGGTTGCCGCGGCCGGCGGACATCATCTCTTCCTGGAAGGACCGCCCGGTACCGGCAAGACCATGCTCGCGGAGCGCCTGCCCGCCGTACTGCCCAGGCTGGGCCGGCAGGAGTCGCTGGAGGTCACCGCGGTCCACTCGGTGGCCGGGCTGCTGCCGCCGGGCAAGCCCCTCATCGACGTGGCCCCCTACTGCGCCCCGCACCACTCGGCCACCATGCAGTCGCTGGTCGGGGGCGGGGCCGGGTTCGCCCGCCCCGGCGCCGTCTCGCTGGCCCATCGGGGGGTGCTCTTCCTCGACGAGACCCCCGAGTTCGGCAGCCACGCCCTCGACGCCCTGCGGCAGCCGCTGGAGTCGGGCCACGTGGTGATCGCGCGCAGTGCGGGCGTCGTGCGGTTCCCGGCACGGTTCCTGATGGTCCTCGCGGCGAACCCCTGCCCGTGCGGGCGGTTCTCGCAGCGGGACACCCTGTGCGAGTGCCCGCCCTCCGCGATCCGCCGCTATCAGGCGCGGCTCTCCGGACCGCTGCTCGACCGGGTCGACCTGCGGGTCGAGGTCGATCCGGTCAGCCGCGCCCAGCTCGCGCACCGCGGTCCCGGCGGGGAGTCCACGGCGGTCGTCGCCGACCGGGTCAAGGCCGCCCGGGAACGCGCGGCGGCCCGGCTGGCGGGCACCCCGTGGCGGACCAACAGCGAGGTGCCGGGGCGGGAGCTGCGCAACCGCTGGCATGCCGCGACCGGCGCCATGGACGAGGCGGAGCGCAGCCTGGAGCGGGGGGTGCTGACCGCCCGGGGGCTCGACCGGGTCCTGCGTGTCGCCTGGACCGTCGCCGACCTGGTCGGCCACGACCGGCCCGGCGCGATGGACGTGAACCTGGCCCTCCAACTGCGCACAGGAGTGCCGCGCGGTGTGCCGATGGCCCTCGGGGCCCTGACGTGA
- the lepB gene encoding signal peptidase I yields the protein MGNRGKPRAIPTSAAENLLPTGARRTSSSASGRTRAERRKLQRKVKRKRRRSAVREIPLLVGVAVLIALVLKTFLVQAFVIPSGSMEQTIRIGDRVLVDKFTPWFGSKPERGDVVVFKDPGGWLDDEQTTTKKADPVVVKQIKEGLTFIGLLPSDDEKDLIKRVVGVGGDRVVCCDTQGRVTVNGVPLEEGAYLYPGNDPSSTSFDITVPQGRLWVMGDHRANSADSRAHQNTDYGGTVSEDEVVGRAMVIAWPLGHWVRLKEPQTFASVTGSAATATASAQLSHRVAPGDPNGSVRQLPSPAELPLVMGVVGLRRTWGRQRHRVRSWRGGCGGWRTVRARRRGAPRSSRGSRRPGFRQRRDLRE from the coding sequence ATGGGTAACCGCGGCAAGCCGCGCGCCATCCCCACCAGCGCCGCGGAGAACCTCCTGCCCACCGGCGCCCGGCGCACCTCCAGCTCGGCCTCCGGCCGCACACGCGCGGAACGGCGCAAGCTCCAGCGCAAGGTCAAGCGCAAGCGCAGGCGCTCGGCCGTCCGGGAGATACCGCTGCTGGTCGGTGTCGCCGTCCTGATAGCCCTGGTCCTGAAGACCTTCCTCGTGCAGGCCTTCGTGATCCCGTCCGGCTCCATGGAGCAGACGATCCGGATCGGCGACCGTGTGCTGGTCGACAAGTTCACCCCGTGGTTCGGCTCCAAGCCCGAGCGTGGGGACGTCGTCGTGTTCAAGGACCCCGGCGGCTGGCTCGACGACGAGCAGACCACCACCAAGAAGGCGGACCCGGTCGTCGTCAAGCAGATCAAGGAAGGGCTCACCTTCATCGGTCTGCTGCCGTCCGACGACGAGAAGGACCTCATCAAGCGCGTCGTCGGGGTGGGCGGCGACCGTGTCGTGTGCTGTGACACGCAGGGACGGGTCACCGTCAACGGCGTGCCCCTGGAGGAGGGGGCATATCTGTATCCCGGCAACGACCCCTCCAGCACGTCGTTCGACATCACCGTCCCCCAGGGGCGGCTGTGGGTGATGGGCGACCACCGGGCCAACTCCGCCGACTCCCGGGCCCACCAGAACACCGACTACGGCGGCACCGTCTCGGAGGACGAGGTGGTGGGGCGGGCCATGGTCATCGCCTGGCCGCTCGGGCACTGGGTCCGTCTCAAGGAACCGCAAACTTTCGCATCCGTCACCGGCTCGGCCGCCACGGCGACCGCGTCCGCCCAGCTGTCGCATAGGGTTGCCCCCGGCGATCCGAACGGATCGGTTCGACAACTCCCGAGCCCTGCGGAACTCCCGCTCGTTATGGGAGTGGTGGGCCTGCGTCGTACGTGGGGCAGGCAGCGGCACAGAGTGAGGAGTTGGCGTGGGGGATGTGGCGGTTGGCGCACGGTCCGGGCACGACGGCGAGGAGCACCGCGGTCATCCCGTGGAAGCCGCCGACCCGGCTTCCGACAGCGCCGTGACCTCCGGGAGTGA